A region of the Chroicocephalus ridibundus chromosome 1, bChrRid1.1, whole genome shotgun sequence genome:
CTGACTCCACTGTTAATATTTTTACCAGAACAGTAAATTCATATGAACATATTACCTGTTTCAGTTGCAATAACATGATACTGATCTTCTGGTTTGCTTGTGTCATAAGGATTTCCTGCTGGCACTGTTGGAAAGATACCTGAAAAGGATATCAGACatttaaaagaggggtagacgtagtgcttagtgatatggtttagtgatggttttgtcagtgttaggttgatggacggactagatgatctgaaaggaaccttccaacctaggcgattccatgattctgtgattttatgaaaacAGTGAGTACAAAATATGGCTGTTATGTTGTTAAATAAATTAATAGTAATTATATCTTAATTGACATtggaaaaattaacattttcaggCTTGATTAAACTGATGGATATAAACATATAGAAAAGATTTTATTCCAAAATTGGGATTACATCTGGAACAAGAATGATGAGCAGTGCTATTCTGAACAATAGCCATATATTTGTAGTTATTGCTCTCTAAAGGATTCATTTTTCACATGTTCCAGTTCTAAACTGTGTCTGTTAAACTTGAGTAATTTTGGAGGTTCTTGTAAGCTATccttatatttatgtatttaccaTTGCAACTCAATTCGATGTTACAAAATTTCTTACCGTGATCTGGCTCCGCTCTGTCCCCTAATTCTTTTTCTAAGACATTATCTGTTAAATCAATATTTGAAATCAATTGTTAAAGAACAAAAAGTGTGTGCaataaaatagatgttttcattattttgcatGCAGTATCGCAGAGATACATTATCCAAAAACAATAATTGACTAATTCTTTAACATTTAATCTTCTTACCAAAGACTATTCGCAAACTAATGTCAAATCACTTCCAGTTCATATATTTTCAACACTTAGAAAAGGGCTATAGCTCATTCTAGTTCCATTTCTTGGTGGCTTCTCCTAAATTACTGGATAAATCACCTAATCCCTTAATTTCTTGTGCTGAATAAAACTCCTAACATATTCAAAAGTTCATTTGTGCACACGACCCTAAAACAATATGAGAGGAAGTGCTCTTGATTAATATTTAAATCTTatgcacattttcaaaaatacGCTTACAGAACATTGGCtatgaagcaaaacaaagcagcacaaGTTTTTGAGGTTAGATGTCAGCTTCAGGTAGTTTGGTTTTGTAACAGGCAGCCCTACAATACTAATCATGGGAAGCGGGTTCTAATGCATCACGTATAGAAGTGAAGTTACCGGAAGAGGAGTGATAGTATCATATTTCTCATAATGCACCAGAAACTAGAGAACCACCTCACGGCTTTGAGCTGTATTGCAGAAGCTTGCTAGGGATATTGTTACAACAAAAAGTTTACAAAGATTACAGAACTAATTACCTCATATTGGCCATAGGAGTGGAATCTGCACGATTGTTTGAATACCATTCCTTTATCATAATATCATATTAACAGAATAGAGCTATGAGCCTGCAGTTCCAAGTGTCCTGATAAGCACAAAATGCTGGGAGAAATCGAAGAAGCAATAAAGCCTACCAGAACAAAGGCAATTCCTTCATCTGATAAAAACTGGCTACGCTTGGCCATATATAAAGAAAGATATCAAAACAGCACAAAGAACTGAGTTGCTGGCTCAAGACAGCAGAAGAGGAGATGAGTTTTTAATTTGATTGCATAATCAAACCTACAGGAGCTGGACAGGAACTAAATGTGGTTGCAATTACCAACTATAATTAAATTAAAGATCGCTGAATGATCAATATGATCTAAAGCCAGACCGAACATTGCAACAGTAAATGCTGTCAAGGGAGGCAGTATAAAAGGGGCTTAGAAAAAACTGAAAGGGACTACCAGAAATATAGCTGCTGCTTGAGTGAGACTGCCTGACAAGGGCTGCCCCGAACTTGCTGCTGACACAATTGGATGTAACTTCATCGTGGTCACCTACAACCTCTGCGTTTTGGCTTATGACTGGTATCGCACACCATATACTCAAAACAGACGGGAAAGTTGTGAAAAACAATATACTCAGATAACAAAGCGAAATTCAATAAGCATGTAGCACCTTAATACTCCCAGTAAAATGGTTGTATTTTGTATTGCAAATGGCTGACGTTGAAGCTATTACAGtgattgggggcggggggggaaggtcATTTGTAATTCTCACTAGTTTTTAGATCGCAAATGTAATTTTCTTGCACTGTGGCACTTCCCTCAGGCAGTGAAAGAAGTGTCATATAACTATTTGTATACATTTCTGCATCTACTCTTCTGCCTGtgatagaaaaatacattttgggaGAACAGTCTGTTTAGCTAAAGAGCACAATTCCTACAGCTTGAAAAGCAAATAGCTACAATTCAGCAGTACTCTATCTAGCTGCATAACAATGTCAGTCCTAATAATAATCTACCTATATATTGTTTGCCTTATTATATGCCTCATTATACACTACTAATCTATCTCAACATAGTGAAAGAAacataaattcattttcattgttaCTGTTATCACTTTGTTTTCTGCCAATCCAAAATACCTggcattttttcaggaaaaaaaaaatcttcaacacATCGTAATTAGAATGGTAAGTAATTCTTTATTACAGAATAATTATTTcacttaaatttttttgtttttaaggatatGAAATATACTTGAAACTGAGCCCTTTTCATCAAGCCTGCATTTTCTGACAtaaaaaatgttgctattttaacaacttaaaacatttttattgttttctcctATTTCAAAATAACTGTGATCGGTTGTAAAAGTGATAAAATTGTATACATCACAGTTCCTTGCAAGGCCTGTGTGACCAAGGTGATAACTGATCATCATGAAACAGAAATAATCACCAATAATTTTAGAAGGAGGAACAGATTTGGGGGGTAGGATGAAATGCGTGGGTATATCAAGCCTTCCAAGTATTTAATATTTGCTTGCAATATTAATTGCCATTAATATCTGCATTAAGATACTAGACAGTGAGAAAGCTATCTATCCACcaaaactgaaggaagaaaatagtCTGGATCTCTACAGACCGTTCCCTACAAAGAATGTGATTATTGCTGGGTCATGAGCATGGAGAAAGCAGGTAGGAAACTGCAGAACTGGGTAGATCAAATAGCTGCTAAGAGTAGGATTTCATATGCATTCTGACTTTCAGCTTAGTTTTTGAAAAGCAGACaccataaattatttaaaattatttccatgaTCCTGCTGAAAGACatgttttcatttactgtaaGTACCCCCAAAAGTAGAAACTGTTACAGGCTCAACTTGAAAGTTTACTTTTcatgtcctttttctgtttgcacaGAGTTCTAGTTTATAGTTCACATTTCCTCTACTGACATATACACAACCTATGTCATGTCTGGAAGTACAGCCAAATTGCCTAAGACCTGGCTTTTCCTGTCACCATCTGAGCTAGTGTGCGTCTGCTTTTCCTATCGATAAATCTACATGTATGAGTGCAgaattttcttcttgctgttctgGAACTTCTTTCTGTAATCCAAAACTGTTAGAAACAGCCATCACACGTAAATTGGTATAAAACGTCAGAGGTCTGCAACTACAAGGacagggtaattttttttttttaaagtaggacCAAGAGATATCTTGGTCATCCTACTTGATAGTGAACAAGGGAAGTAGAAAATGGCCACTTAAAACACTTTTTGGAGAACAAAATGACTAGTGAATGAATTAAAGTAAGTCTGGGAATGCATGATAGTGAAGCTAGCCTTGAAAACATTCTTACTGGATACAGGTATTTTTGCTTAAACTACCAGTAGATTTGATTTATTACATGCCTGTTAATGTTAGCTCAGCCACTCAGACACTGAAGGAATCAGTACCACAGGCCACAAGAAAGAGGCAGTTATTTTTCTAAGAAAGCGTCCCACCTGTGAAATATAACTTGAGTTTCACCTACCTGGGCCATACTTGCAGATAAAATTGTGCTTCATGTTGCATCTGTCATCATTCCATTGATAAAGGTATGGCCCTCCCAGACCAGGGTTTGCAGTCGGCTGATGATACATCACAACACAGGCTTCACTTCCACAGGAAGGCTCATCTGTATACCAATTTCTAGTGGTACACaaagaaaaactttcaaattTTGAAGGTAAGGTTCATCAGGAAGCCAAGCAAAGGAGTTTACATCAATGAAAACAAGTCAACTCCAATGGCCCCGTCCTCTTCAAAGATATGCGGCACTTCCCATAACTCCTTCATGAAAGGAGTTTAGGGGCTGGGCTCCACATCTctggatcttaaaaaaaaaaaatctgaactgccAAAGCACTTATGCAGAAATAACACTATACTGCTGTTACCTGTTTTCCTTCCTATCTGTCTCTTACCTGTCCCTTTGGCCTGAGTCCTGTGAGCTGCTGCTACTCCGGCCTTTTGCTTAATcaggaaattaaaagcttttcaaaagacaGGGTATAAACAGAGCCATTTACACTAAGTAACATGCGTTAATTTATTTGCTGGCTGGCTCCCTGATTCGAGGTGGCCAGAGTCTTGCAGAATTTGTCTGTGTGCTTTCAGACCACATCCCAAATCCTCTATGTGGGGCATAAAAACCTCCGAAAAGGCATACAAAGGCAAACTCCTGAGACGGAAGCAAAGAAAATTGTGGGCTGAAGCTACACTATGCTATCTTTTTACAGCTTCAAATTCAAAACCCTGGCTGCCAGCTCCCCTGTTGTCTGGAGAAGTTAAGGAGTCGTGTTACTAACTTTTATGGGGCAGCAAGTCTCCAAGCTTCTTTATGGAAAACTTGACTTGCCAGCCATTTCGCTCTCCATTTCTTTCTACGAAACCTCAATAACCAGTTTTACAGACTTACCTGAATGGTGAAATACTTCCATCTGCCCACTTGTAGAGGTTGGGGCAAGGACTTGAGGTGGCTAGTTCATTGCCACTTCTCCACAACCCAATCCAGAAATCACCATCAGAAATCCCGGAGCCCGATTTGGTAAGGTTTTGCAACATGTTTTCTATTAGTTGCTGCTCAGCTTCGCTTTCCAGGCTCAGCAAAGCCCCACCATCCATTTCACAAGCTTGGCGGGCCTCCTCAAAGCCCACGCGTCTAGACAAGTCCTGGAAATAAGCTAACTTGTAGCAAGAATGCTTGAGACCGCCATAGCACACCTTTTGAcctgaaaaacatcaaaatgagAGCGTTTAAAGTATACCAATGAATagcacaaatgaaaacaaaaaataacacagcGTGAATACACTGATGGAGAAGAgtagttttttttcttgtgcccCTCTCTGAAAAGACGATGATACAGTGATACTGCTGAAAacattaacttttatttaaattgcAAATATCATACAGTTCATGGTTATCTGTGGCTTTCTTCCCAAGGCCTGTGAAACTCTCCAAGACACTGAAGACTCTCACTaacttctagaaaaaaatattctcctcttTAATGACTGTACCATCAGGCCCCTCTGTTAAAGCCAAGATCTGTTTGGATGGTGTTTTCTTAACTATTTCATACTAGTGGACCAATTCCACTTCTATTTAATAATCAAAGCTacctgaccagaaaaaaaaaaagtttaaaattctcAATTTTAATGGTGGGAAGAAGCTAGTGTTTCCTTAATCCTGCTATCTAACCTTGAGAGGGTGTATTCACAAGGACCTCACAGCTACTCCGCACTACAACGTGCCTAAATGAAACCTGTAAAGGGTGTGTGGAATATGAGTGTCTGCTCCTTTAAGGGTATCTGGTCAACAActtttccagtgtaaaaatggataataagaaaaggaggaagccatAAACAACATAGACAGAAACATGACAGAAAAacataatggagaaaaaaaaaaaacacccaagaaaaATAATCACCTCGTCAGACACACTAAATGGTGGGCTACCAAGAAACTGCAGGCAAACAGGACTTTGCAAACTGGGGGCTTGGGATGTTGGAGGGACTAAGCAATCTGATGAGGGACCATGCAGGGTTAGGGAATGGGGAGGAATGGACAGAAAGTTGTGTAAAGAGGACTAGTCACATGTAAaacagggggtgtgggggggtccggACTTCTGTGTCCCTAGTGACCTTCTATCTCTATCTGCCAATACGGAGACAGGGACTTGGCTGCCTATGTTTATGTTTTACGTGGGTGCTGTTGAAGGCAGTGCCTTGTCTTCAGCAATCCGTGTGGTGGCCCTGTCAGTGACCCGTCTGTCACTGGGATACCTGCTCGGCTGTGCTACTGGTTGAACGAGCAatggggaaagcagcagccacatcccACAGCTCGTAGGGCCCAGGTACCAGGGTGGGCACCatgggacaggcaggagggagtCCTGGgactggagatgctggaggaggcagcCACACTCTTAACCACCCTTAAACTCCAGATATCATCAGATATCACGATACTATCCAGGTATCACAAAGAAGTCATGTGGTGCTTTCAGAAAGCACTATATTTACTGGATTcaaacccctttttttcttgcccttcagAGTTATGTCTGGAGAAAGAATCAAAAGCCAAATGacaaaataatgttgtttttttattttccagtacttTGTCTGAGAAAGACGCATGCCTttttcctaaaaaggaaaaagtaattatcATCTTCAACTAGTGAGATTCTCTAGAGTTTATTCAATATATACAAGATGTGGAATGAACAAACTCACTTATCAGCTGCAACTGAACACCAATAGGCTTATCTGCGGACAGGAAAAAtgttctaaatatatatttatacaagGTAATAAGCTAAGTGACTCTTAAAAGACTGAGTTTATTCAGTATGGAACTTTATCATTGGAGAAGAAAAGTAGGAGAGTTTATTTTACTAACTAAGGATTACTGAAGCATACCAAGGTAATAAGAACTACAAGGCACTATCTAGATTTTTTAGAAATCAAcaaattttatcattttactgGAAAATTTTGCAAGGAAATTTTATTGTACCATGTTAGTTTTGCATTTGAGAATGTTGTATTTACTCCCACTCTTAAATAAACGCAGATACACGACTCTCACATAAATAACCCTTTGGCTTTACCTTTGAACAGGTATTATcctcttttacattaaaaaaataatttgttgctgTGAAACAGCAACATTATCGTATTACTAAACTGTACTTCAGTTTTTTAAGCCACTGTTTTTTCTATATACATAGAATAAATATACAGGTGAACAAAGAAACCTAAAAGATACAAAAAATTTCACTCTTCTTGCCCTAGTGttacttcattttcatatttaatgtcAGAGTAGCACACTTTCTGTagtatcacagaatcttcatggttggaagggacccttaagatcatcgagtccaaccagacaacctacaatctctgccactagagcatgccctgaagtgccacatctagacgtttcttaaatacctctagggatggtgactcaaccacctccctgggcaggctgttccagtgccggaccactctttcagtaaagtcattcttcctaatatctaacctaaacctcccctgccgcaacttcagaccatttcctctggtcctgtcattattcacctgggagaagaggccaacacccacctctctccaacctcctttcaggtagttgtagagggcaatgaggtctcccctcagcctcctcttctccaagctaaacatgcccagctccctcagcctctcctcatatgacctggtctccagacccctcaccagcctggtagctctcctctggacacgctccagcacttcaatgtccctcttgtacagaggggcccagaactgaacacagtactcgaggtgaggcctcaccagtgccgagtacagagacacgatcacttccctgctcctgctggccacgctattcctgatacaagccagaatgctgttggccttcttggccacctgggcacactgctggctcatgttaagctggccatccaccagcacccccaggtccttttctgctgggcagctttccagccactctgccccaagcctgtagcgttgcttggggttgttgtgaccgaaatgcaggacccagcacttggccttatcaaacctcatacaattggccttggcccatcgatccagcctgtccaggtccccctctgtagagccttcctaccctcaagcagatcaacactcccacctagcttggtgtcatctgcaaacttactgacggtgcactcaatcccctcatccagatcattgataaagacattaaacaaaactggccccaaaactgagccctgagggacaccactggtgaccggctgccaagaggatttcactccattaatcacaactctctgggcacggccatccagccagttttttacccagcgaagagtacacttgtctatgccatgattcgccagcttctccaggagaatgctgtgggggacggtgtcg
Encoded here:
- the CHODL gene encoding chondrolectin isoform X2; this translates as MGSGGGLGLALVAAVVLCGTGGVAGRVLSGQKVCYGGLKHSCYKLAYFQDLSRRVGFEEARQACEMDGGALLSLESEAEQQLIENMLQNLTKSGSGISDGDFWIGLWRSGNELATSSPCPNLYKWADGSISPFRNWYTDEPSCGSEACVVMYHQPTANPGLGGPYLYQWNDDRCNMKHNFICKYGPGIFPTVPAGNPYDTSKPEDQYHVIATETGIIPNLIYVVIPTIPLLLLILVAFGTCCFQMLHKSKGRTKTSPNQSTLWISKTPRKDSSMEV
- the CHODL gene encoding chondrolectin isoform X1, with product MGSGGGLGLALVAAVVLCGTGGVAGRVLSGQKVCYGGLKHSCYKLAYFQDLSRRVGFEEARQACEMDGGALLSLESEAEQQLIENMLQNLTKSGSGISDGDFWIGLWRSGNELATSSPCPNLYKWADGSISPFRNWYTDEPSCGSEACVVMYHQPTANPGLGGPYLYQWNDDRCNMKHNFICKYGPDNVLEKELGDRAEPDHGIFPTVPAGNPYDTSKPEDQYHVIATETGIIPNLIYVVIPTIPLLLLILVAFGTCCFQMLHKSKGRTKTSPNQSTLWISKTPRKDSSMEV